A single Filimonas effusa DNA region contains:
- a CDS encoding helix-turn-helix domain-containing protein yields MQSISAFKQHCREELGIPPAEFVRLQCLEWAAELLLHNPGTMVEEIVWQVGYRDVDNFREHFKAHFKQTPTAWRQNCSRE; encoded by the coding sequence CTGCAAAGCATCTCTGCCTTCAAACAACATTGCCGCGAAGAACTGGGTATTCCTCCCGCCGAATTCGTACGCCTGCAGTGCCTCGAATGGGCCGCAGAGCTGTTACTCCATAATCCCGGAACAATGGTCGAAGAAATAGTTTGGCAGGTAGGCTACCGGGATGTCGATAATTTCCGGGAACACTTCAAAGCTCATTTCAAGCAAACACCTACCGCATGGCGTCAAAACTGCAGCCGCGAATGA
- a CDS encoding LytR/AlgR family response regulator transcription factor, whose product MDQYQHFFIPLEKGTFISLKAEELIMVEAGDSYATIFTINGNFLSLMSLNAMEQKLGDDFCRIHRSFIVSIHHVKKILSDTLIPPRPACYSSNVGRPLPAKHLCLQTTLPRRTGYSSRRIRTPAVPRMGRRAVTP is encoded by the coding sequence ATGGATCAATACCAGCATTTCTTTATCCCGCTCGAAAAAGGAACATTTATCAGCCTCAAGGCCGAAGAACTTATCATGGTCGAAGCCGGCGACTCCTATGCCACCATCTTTACCATCAATGGCAACTTCTTATCCCTAATGTCATTGAACGCTATGGAACAAAAGTTGGGCGACGACTTTTGCCGTATTCATCGCTCATTCATAGTATCCATTCACCATGTAAAAAAGATCCTTTCCGATACCCTCATACCGCCCCGGCCAGCCTGTTACAGTAGCAATGTTGGCCGCCCACTTCCTGCAAAGCATCTCTGCCTTCAAACAACATTGCCGCGAAGAACTGGGTATTCCTCCCGCCGAATTCGTACGCCTGCAGTGCCTCGAATGGGCCGCAGAGCTGTTACTCCATAA
- a CDS encoding HEPN domain-containing protein, whose translation MRTTLEHLSFEQKNELTIIIKKIIAAIAVDQIICYGSRIKNNYHWSCSALDSCNKFYSSAAIDLLIIPAKQEARSSHDIIQAVTTYNTPALSIFCIVHHEPFVSDAIMQGHQFFVTLHKSGYQLYGNSRETIALKAKENSVQTRLQTAEFIWESIFRRAQDYLKGAGFYLQNNATNPTGFLLHQAIEQTAIALLRALTSYRPDSHNLSRLLPLMEHAGLCINNIFPQNTEQEKELFSILKRSYSDTRYTDDFHIPPATAQILYTRTDELMKQAKTIYLHETSKWREQIEKHDNPPLNIAYLNPLHNAS comes from the coding sequence ATGCGTACCACTTTAGAACACCTCAGCTTTGAGCAAAAAAATGAACTCACGATCATCATAAAAAAGATTATTGCAGCTATTGCGGTAGACCAAATCATATGTTACGGCTCACGCATTAAAAACAATTATCACTGGTCATGTAGCGCACTGGATAGTTGTAATAAATTCTATTCATCAGCAGCCATCGATCTTCTGATAATACCTGCGAAACAGGAGGCGCGTTCAAGCCACGATATTATACAGGCGGTCACTACATATAATACGCCGGCTTTATCCATATTCTGCATCGTTCATCATGAGCCTTTTGTTTCCGATGCAATTATGCAGGGCCACCAGTTCTTTGTAACATTACACAAAAGCGGTTACCAGCTATATGGCAACAGCAGGGAAACAATTGCTCTGAAAGCAAAAGAAAATTCAGTACAAACCCGTCTGCAAACGGCGGAATTTATCTGGGAATCAATATTCAGAAGAGCACAAGACTATTTAAAAGGTGCCGGTTTTTATCTGCAAAACAATGCAACCAACCCAACAGGCTTCTTGCTCCATCAGGCTATTGAACAAACAGCCATAGCGCTTTTGCGTGCACTAACCAGCTACCGCCCTGATTCGCACAATTTATCCCGGCTACTCCCATTAATGGAACACGCCGGCCTATGCATCAACAACATCTTTCCTCAAAACACAGAACAGGAAAAAGAACTATTCTCCATCCTGAAAAGAAGCTACTCCGATACCCGTTATACCGACGACTTTCATATCCCTCCGGCAACAGCACAAATCCTGTACACCCGTACAGATGAACTCATGAAGCAGGCTAAAACAATATATCTCCACGAAACCTCCAAATGGCGCGAACAAATCGAAAAACATGACAATCCGCCGTTAAACATAGCCTACCTCAACCCTCTTCACAACGCGTCATAA
- a CDS encoding helix-turn-helix domain-containing protein translates to MRKLNDNGRRALKVFGENMKKAREAKGLTARYFASTADIAYSQVWKLENGLVEPALTTLVAISKTLETSIDELVFGASG, encoded by the coding sequence ATGCGTAAGTTGAATGACAATGGTAGAAGGGCTTTAAAAGTTTTCGGAGAAAATATGAAAAAAGCGCGTGAAGCTAAAGGGCTGACAGCGCGTTATTTTGCTTCTACAGCAGATATTGCTTATAGCCAGGTTTGGAAATTAGAAAATGGATTGGTTGAGCCGGCGCTAACTACACTGGTTGCTATTTCTAAAACCTTGGAAACTTCTATTGATGAGTTAGTGTTTGGAGCAAGTGGGTAA
- a CDS encoding helix-turn-helix domain-containing protein, with protein MTSLGLYLARKSVSKSEVARKTGLSKARISELTLNPTTKLQAEELYKIALAIDVNPCEILMELFKDVKLIE; from the coding sequence ATGACAAGTCTAGGATTGTATTTGGCAAGAAAGTCAGTTAGCAAATCTGAAGTGGCCCGTAAAACAGGTTTAAGTAAAGCCAGAATAAGTGAGTTAACCTTAAACCCTACTACTAAATTACAGGCGGAGGAATTATATAAGATAGCTTTAGCTATAGATGTTAATCCTTGTGAAATTTTAATGGAGCTGTTTAAAGATGTTAAGCTAATAGAATAA
- the tnpC gene encoding IS66 family transposase codes for MTAEVDYKALYEQGQALNASLQLQVLQLSQQLAQLQKMIFGSKHERFVADDTTHPQLSLDLSAEAIASAAVTATKQISYTRHTVNVETKPLQHPGRMKLPESLRREEILIEPACDTSGCKKMGEEITEVLEYEPGELYVKQYRRVKYAKPDSSGVLIGQLPSRPLDKAMAGEGLLAQIIIDKYIDHLPLHRQMQRFERTGVKLAYSTLTDWVSGASQLITPLFEALKTEVLQSNYLHADETPIKVMDKDKKGETHRGYYWVYQNSIDKTVLFDYQEGRGREGPVDILKDFKGYLQTDGYVGYEIFARRQDITLIHCMAHARRMFNDALDNDEARASHAMEEIQKLYIIERICKEQQLNFAEVKEVRRIKAVPILKNMGLWLQQQYIQVLPQSAIGKAIAYSLQRWERLSAYVNDGKLNIDNNPVENSIRPIALGRKNYLFAGSHEAAKRSAMLYSLLGTCKMHGIEPYEWLRDVLKKIADHPVNRVHELLPHRYHK; via the coding sequence ATGACAGCTGAAGTAGATTATAAAGCACTCTACGAGCAAGGCCAGGCGCTCAATGCCAGCCTGCAATTGCAGGTGCTTCAGCTGTCTCAGCAACTCGCCCAGTTACAAAAAATGATCTTTGGTTCTAAACACGAACGTTTTGTAGCAGACGACACAACGCATCCTCAGCTCTCTTTAGACCTTTCTGCTGAAGCTATTGCTTCAGCCGCTGTCACTGCAACTAAACAAATAAGCTATACCCGGCATACGGTGAATGTTGAAACCAAACCTCTGCAGCATCCTGGCCGCATGAAACTGCCGGAAAGTCTTCGCCGGGAAGAAATCCTGATCGAGCCCGCCTGCGATACAAGTGGTTGTAAAAAGATGGGGGAAGAGATAACAGAAGTCCTGGAGTATGAACCAGGAGAGTTATACGTGAAACAATACAGAAGGGTCAAATATGCAAAACCGGATAGTAGCGGAGTTCTGATAGGTCAGTTACCTTCACGACCATTAGATAAGGCAATGGCCGGCGAAGGACTCTTAGCACAGATAATTATTGACAAGTATATAGATCACTTGCCACTGCACAGGCAGATGCAGCGTTTTGAAAGAACTGGCGTTAAGCTGGCTTATTCTACGTTAACCGACTGGGTAAGTGGCGCCAGCCAGCTTATAACGCCATTATTTGAGGCATTAAAAACGGAAGTGTTACAAAGCAACTACCTGCATGCCGACGAGACGCCAATCAAAGTAATGGACAAGGATAAGAAGGGCGAAACTCACCGCGGCTACTACTGGGTGTACCAGAACAGTATCGATAAAACAGTATTGTTCGATTACCAGGAAGGCCGTGGAAGAGAAGGTCCGGTGGATATACTGAAAGATTTTAAAGGATATCTTCAGACCGATGGGTATGTTGGGTATGAGATTTTTGCCAGGAGACAGGATATTACCCTGATCCACTGCATGGCTCATGCCCGACGCATGTTCAATGACGCATTAGATAATGATGAAGCCCGTGCGTCCCATGCTATGGAAGAGATCCAGAAATTGTATATCATTGAGCGTATCTGCAAAGAACAGCAACTGAACTTTGCCGAAGTAAAGGAAGTGCGCAGGATTAAGGCTGTTCCTATCCTGAAGAATATGGGATTATGGCTTCAACAGCAATATATACAAGTTCTGCCGCAAAGTGCTATCGGTAAAGCCATAGCTTACAGCCTGCAGCGCTGGGAAAGACTGTCTGCCTATGTTAATGATGGCAAACTAAACATCGATAATAATCCTGTTGAGAACAGTATCCGCCCCATTGCTCTGGGCAGAAAGAATTATTTGTTCGCCGGCAGCCACGAAGCCGCTAAAAGAAGCGCGATGCTATACTCGCTGTTGGGCACCTGCAAAATGCACGGCATTGAGCCATATGAATGGTTAAGAGATGTCCTTAAAAAAATAGCTGATCACCCCGTCAACAGGGTACACGAACTATTACCGCACAGATACCATAAATAA
- the tnpB gene encoding IS66 family insertion sequence element accessory protein TnpB (TnpB, as the term is used for proteins encoded by IS66 family insertion elements, is considered an accessory protein, since TnpC, encoded by a neighboring gene, is a DDE family transposase.) gives MSSLLQLGTHRSYHLYRKETDMRKGFNQLCGIITNELGRQVTQGDAFIFINRPRTHLKLLVYEQGGFTIFYRRLQQGAFEVPAFDLDAKSMVLTVDQLHFILQGISLQTIRYRKRYQQRAPAG, from the coding sequence ATGAGCAGTCTTTTACAACTTGGTACCCACCGGTCTTATCACCTGTACCGCAAAGAAACCGATATGCGCAAAGGGTTCAATCAATTGTGCGGGATCATTACCAATGAGCTGGGCAGGCAGGTTACACAAGGCGATGCGTTTATATTTATTAACCGCCCGCGCACCCATTTAAAATTACTTGTTTATGAACAGGGCGGGTTTACGATCTTCTATCGTCGATTACAGCAAGGCGCTTTTGAGGTGCCAGCCTTTGACCTGGATGCAAAGAGTATGGTGCTGACTGTCGACCAGTTACACTTCATATTACAAGGCATCTCTCTACAAACGATCCGTTACCGCAAAAGATATCAACAAAGGGCTCCTGCCGGTTGA
- the tnpA gene encoding IS66 family insertion sequence element accessory protein TnpA — protein MEGLSPSNRRQFRSRSVILNLLEAYHQSGLSIKSFCAERSIPQGSFHNWRKRYEKESKSGSDSFTRLQLSVAATGLFAEVNGIKLYQPVSPAYLKELAS, from the coding sequence ATGGAAGGATTATCACCATCCAACCGCCGGCAATTTAGGAGCAGGTCTGTCATCCTGAATTTATTAGAAGCTTATCACCAGAGCGGCCTAAGCATAAAATCATTTTGCGCAGAACGATCGATCCCTCAAGGAAGTTTTCATAACTGGCGGAAGCGTTATGAAAAGGAGAGTAAATCCGGCAGCGATTCATTTACCCGTCTCCAGTTGAGCGTTGCAGCGACAGGTTTATTTGCTGAGGTAAACGGCATAAAACTTTATCAACCTGTTAGCCCGGCTTACCTAAAAGAATTAGCCTCATGA
- a CDS encoding AAA family ATPase, whose product MPLHVGTRPTVTAENDRVSSFYQQELRKLPYLHDQGDGMKTFAGVFMSLFAEEYNINIIDEPEAFLHPPQALLLGQMMGRELDSDKQLFIATVSLTHYMFYYQSKKGSAEVIGKLEVLTRGYPTCGFLIIISLC is encoded by the coding sequence GTGCCTTTACATGTTGGCACCAGGCCTACGGTTACTGCTGAAAATGATAGAGTATCTTCTTTCTATCAACAAGAGCTTAGAAAACTTCCATATCTGCATGATCAAGGAGACGGAATGAAAACTTTTGCAGGTGTCTTTATGAGTTTATTCGCAGAAGAGTATAATATTAATATCATAGATGAGCCTGAGGCATTCCTCCATCCTCCCCAAGCTCTTTTATTGGGCCAAATGATGGGGCGAGAGCTTGATTCAGATAAACAGCTTTTTATTGCAACTGTAAGTCTGACTCATTACATGTTTTACTATCAAAGTAAAAAGGGTAGTGCAGAAGTAATAGGTAAGCTAGAGGTATTAACCAGGGGTTACCCGACATGTGGCTTTTTAATAATTATTTCCTTATGCTAA
- a CDS encoding DUF3883 domain-containing protein, translated as MISHITKKDIALVEKLSKEHYPTKGLNTSVPKNEINELLELRRRLKVMSDFFKQKYEQDFGVLRSEHSTGNPVGRGGGLRRVWSGIFKGSDNKQYAAQISFVIDGLNGSLDVGFYFGRASSFRLDKDKRLKYEAELKKIGFLLSMALNNDNKLRKRYYDLFEIGFRAEIKDSVVSPEEWLSNASIDPTYSSVTIKICPNSFGYIDLESIDFYVALVIPLLGVIPEKVNNFMPSKRKMNALTPEQRAQKAERLAFIGLKGEEYIMDIERNKTAAWSNAEKRPPRHVSLESDNEGYDILSYEQDGTEIYIEVKTTTLDRKHPLGKTFFLSSSEYRFYETNKNKYRLYRVWDIFGTPSWEMVDLQKADLITDGYKVSIRK; from the coding sequence ATGATCAGCCACATTACAAAGAAGGATATTGCGCTTGTCGAAAAATTATCTAAGGAGCATTATCCAACCAAAGGTTTAAATACTTCAGTTCCTAAAAACGAAATTAATGAGCTACTGGAATTGAGGCGAAGACTAAAAGTAATGTCAGATTTTTTTAAGCAAAAGTATGAACAAGATTTTGGTGTACTTCGCTCAGAACACTCGACTGGAAATCCTGTAGGGCGTGGTGGCGGCTTAAGGCGGGTGTGGTCGGGAATCTTTAAAGGCTCTGACAATAAGCAATATGCTGCACAAATAAGCTTTGTTATAGACGGTTTAAATGGCAGCTTGGATGTGGGATTTTATTTTGGCAGAGCTTCTTCTTTTCGTCTTGATAAAGACAAGCGACTTAAATACGAAGCCGAATTGAAAAAAATTGGCTTCCTTTTATCTATGGCGCTAAATAACGACAACAAATTAAGGAAAAGATATTATGACCTCTTTGAAATAGGATTTCGTGCTGAAATAAAAGACAGTGTTGTTAGCCCAGAAGAGTGGTTGTCTAATGCTTCTATTGATCCAACATATTCTTCTGTGACCATCAAAATATGTCCCAATTCGTTCGGCTATATCGATCTAGAAAGCATAGACTTTTATGTAGCCCTGGTAATTCCTTTATTAGGGGTTATACCTGAAAAAGTAAACAATTTTATGCCCTCCAAAAGAAAAATGAATGCACTCACCCCAGAACAAAGGGCCCAAAAAGCAGAAAGACTGGCATTTATTGGCCTTAAAGGAGAAGAATACATTATGGATATAGAGCGAAACAAAACAGCAGCGTGGTCAAATGCAGAAAAGCGACCTCCTCGTCATGTTTCTCTTGAGTCGGACAATGAAGGATACGATATTTTAAGTTACGAGCAAGATGGAACGGAAATCTACATTGAGGTAAAAACGACTACCTTGGACAGGAAACATCCACTTGGGAAAACATTTTTCCTATCATCATCAGAATACAGGTTCTACGAAACTAACAAAAACAAATACAGATTGTATAGAGTATGGGATATTTTCGGCACTCCCTCCTGGGAAATGGTAGACCTTCAAAAAGCAGATCTGATTACCGATGGATATAAGGTTAGCATAAGGAAATAA
- a CDS encoding carboxylesterase/lipase family protein, translating into MIQKQLAVFVCLLLMISSFAQGIPVQVKTAKGMLEGLKAEGVTSFKGVPFAAPPIGALRWKAPQPLPSWAGVRRAYQFAAKPMQTNVYGDMNSRSNGMSEDCLYLNIWMPQAPSKAALPVLVYFYGGGFIAGDASEPRYDGESMARRGIVTVTVNYRLGVFGFLAHPELSAEAPYHASGNYGLLDQAAALKWVYENIASFGGDPKRITIAGESAGSISVSAQMASPLSKDLLAGAIGESGSLLGAFPPVSLENGETTGKQFAQLVHAGSLQALREMNADTLLQAAARSGAYRFSSVVDGYFFPESPKDIYAKGNQASIPLLAGWNNEEMNYRMILGNEKPTITNYEKAVRRLYGSDAAAILEVYKAGTDEAVEQVATDLAGDRFISFSTWQWIDVHSKTGAHPVFRYYYTKARPAMTPQMAGATPGLAGGIQKTAKAKPAPASKGAVHSAEIEYAMGNLSTNKVYAWTEDDYKVSKTMQAYFEAFIKNGNPAAPTLPTWLPSTSKKPMVMYIDVDSRLKPAVQENRYELLRRLSEKK; encoded by the coding sequence ATGATACAGAAACAGCTTGCCGTTTTCGTTTGCCTGCTCCTCATGATAAGCAGCTTTGCGCAGGGAATTCCGGTACAGGTAAAGACAGCTAAAGGCATGCTTGAAGGACTTAAAGCCGAGGGCGTCACAAGTTTCAAAGGCGTTCCATTTGCAGCGCCACCTATCGGCGCACTCAGGTGGAAGGCGCCACAGCCATTACCTTCCTGGGCGGGTGTTCGCAGGGCCTACCAGTTTGCAGCAAAGCCTATGCAGACCAATGTTTATGGAGATATGAACTCAAGATCAAACGGCATGAGTGAAGACTGCCTGTATCTTAATATCTGGATGCCGCAAGCGCCGTCTAAAGCGGCGTTGCCGGTGCTGGTTTATTTTTATGGCGGCGGGTTTATAGCGGGTGACGCATCGGAACCGCGCTACGATGGAGAAAGTATGGCCCGTCGTGGTATAGTAACGGTTACCGTCAATTACCGGCTGGGCGTGTTTGGCTTTCTGGCGCATCCTGAGTTGTCTGCGGAGGCCCCTTACCATGCATCCGGCAATTATGGGTTACTCGACCAGGCTGCCGCCCTCAAATGGGTATATGAGAATATCGCGTCTTTTGGCGGCGATCCAAAGCGAATTACGATAGCAGGAGAATCGGCGGGCTCTATTTCTGTAAGCGCCCAGATGGCCTCTCCCCTTTCCAAAGATCTGCTGGCTGGCGCTATAGGAGAAAGCGGCTCCCTATTGGGTGCATTTCCACCGGTATCGCTTGAAAATGGAGAGACAACAGGAAAACAATTTGCACAACTGGTACATGCCGGTTCATTACAGGCATTACGCGAGATGAATGCAGATACATTGTTACAGGCAGCTGCGCGTTCCGGAGCATATCGCTTTTCATCTGTGGTAGATGGTTATTTTTTTCCTGAGAGTCCTAAAGATATCTATGCAAAAGGTAATCAGGCCTCTATTCCGTTATTAGCGGGTTGGAATAATGAGGAGATGAACTACAGGATGATCCTGGGTAATGAAAAACCAACTATAACCAATTACGAAAAAGCCGTCCGGCGTTTATATGGCAGCGATGCCGCTGCTATTCTGGAAGTTTATAAAGCCGGTACTGATGAAGCAGTAGAACAGGTTGCCACCGATTTGGCGGGCGACAGGTTTATATCGTTCAGCACCTGGCAATGGATAGATGTTCATTCGAAAACCGGCGCACATCCTGTATTCCGTTATTACTATACCAAAGCAAGGCCAGCGATGACCCCGCAGATGGCCGGGGCTACACCAGGACTTGCAGGCGGCATTCAGAAGACAGCTAAGGCTAAGCCGGCACCTGCTTCAAAAGGCGCAGTACATTCTGCGGAAATAGAATATGCCATGGGCAACTTATCTACCAACAAAGTGTATGCATGGACGGAAGACGACTATAAAGTATCAAAGACAATGCAGGCCTATTTTGAGGCATTCATAAAAAACGGGAATCCTGCTGCGCCAACATTACCCACCTGGTTACCTTCTACATCTAAAAAACCTATGGTAATGTATATTGATGTAGACAGCCGGTTAAAACCTGCGGTGCAGGAGAATCGTTATGAGTTGTTAAGAAGGCTATCAGAAAAAAAATAA
- a CDS encoding T9SS type B sorting domain-containing protein, whose translation MNFLQKALLTLLITGAGYIYGHRCMAQTPGPGASEWSDSCVNNSFTASIQNTSQYSFSGFRRIHQYVDGDYIAVGSIRPNLAGDSYYKVYGMVMRISATGQMKWVKFAGLKDAAYESDTRFNASTITKGNLIIVASMRHIFCFDGNGNKVWQREHVVYVDQPIIEQIQETSDGGFILSSVHSSTGVVMKLNATGEQQWGRRMTLNSYLNARCVVETPSGFYTTGYSYNNWSSTGYSENILAKLDKQTGALLWAKSFLKASSAQGQAEFAFDWMEYANGELVLSGSTSTNYRGTNQTAQAIVRLNEEGQLISAQRITNPQSGAFLASLFRSKLFDPYARIGVIPGQTFMNNVQNDLYAYKLNSAGQPEWSWHYPNAGQETVDDITVTPAGALVMAGRHVTYPGGGNVVEQAMLMQTSPGGTIGTCNAVANNTVVTDLAVPIEPVSLNGGTFKYDIAPNADFPVFDGSGFSWDITCGQLRTCRLGRINGPSIVCTGTANTYQIKKDGGCTDRVVFSSNSPLVTISQASDDKATITCNSAATVTIYATLNTTCGLLTDSLVIEATNLPAKVNLGADVALCPNNTIVLNAKKGYASYLWDNGSTDSLRSVTAPGKYSVTVKDGCGNISTDDIIVTTETNLGYTPATDRQKCNNDTLHLNAPNGFINYNWRTAGNSFSQSMQHVVVNPVIDTKYMLTAQKRPDCFIYDTIEVKVLYSPDIRLGNDTSLCEGTSLPLHAGASFRGYLWSTGATTPSITVNAAGRYSVLATYTNDCISRDTLIIEAILAKPVAGLGSDNTICTGASKVLKARDGYTSYLWSDGSTGTATTISSLGNYWVKVTDQHGCEATETRSINRWLPLPSGFLPKDTSMCSYGTIVIRPVTRFRQYAWSDASVAASLTVTTPGIYWLQATDEHECVGKDTVVVGLRKCIEGFYAPTAFTPNQDGRNDYFKPLVFGRIAKYALTIYNRWGQVVHQTSEYDGKGWNGLFKGEIQPPGAFVWLCRYQLEGQPLQEEKGTVLLMR comes from the coding sequence GCTCTATCAGGCCCAACCTGGCTGGTGATAGTTATTATAAAGTATATGGGATGGTCATGCGCATTTCGGCCACCGGGCAAATGAAGTGGGTAAAATTTGCAGGACTGAAAGATGCCGCCTACGAAAGTGATACCCGGTTCAATGCTTCAACTATTACAAAGGGCAATCTTATTATTGTGGCATCGATGCGACATATCTTTTGTTTCGATGGTAACGGCAATAAAGTGTGGCAGCGGGAACACGTAGTATATGTAGACCAGCCGATCATTGAACAGATACAGGAAACCAGTGATGGAGGTTTCATTTTATCCAGTGTACATTCAAGTACCGGCGTTGTCATGAAGCTGAATGCTACAGGAGAACAGCAATGGGGCCGGAGAATGACATTGAACTCCTACCTTAACGCACGTTGCGTAGTGGAAACCCCGTCCGGATTCTATACAACAGGTTACAGTTACAATAATTGGTCTTCTACTGGCTACTCCGAAAATATCCTCGCGAAATTAGACAAACAAACTGGCGCCTTATTGTGGGCGAAGTCATTTTTAAAAGCATCTTCCGCGCAGGGGCAGGCAGAATTTGCGTTCGACTGGATGGAATATGCAAACGGAGAGCTGGTGTTGAGTGGCAGCACATCTACAAACTACCGGGGAACAAATCAAACGGCACAGGCTATTGTCCGGCTTAATGAAGAAGGGCAGCTGATCAGTGCGCAACGTATCACCAATCCGCAAAGCGGGGCTTTTTTAGCATCGTTGTTCCGAAGTAAACTTTTTGATCCTTACGCCCGTATTGGCGTTATCCCCGGGCAAACCTTCATGAACAATGTTCAAAACGATTTATACGCCTACAAGCTCAATAGCGCAGGACAGCCCGAATGGAGCTGGCACTATCCCAATGCTGGTCAGGAAACGGTAGATGACATCACCGTAACACCTGCCGGGGCGCTTGTCATGGCAGGAAGACATGTCACTTATCCGGGCGGCGGTAATGTAGTAGAGCAGGCGATGTTAATGCAAACCTCTCCGGGTGGAACAATAGGCACCTGCAATGCAGTAGCAAACAATACGGTCGTTACCGATCTGGCTGTGCCCATAGAGCCGGTATCGCTGAATGGCGGCACATTTAAATATGACATCGCCCCGAATGCAGATTTCCCGGTCTTTGATGGCAGCGGTTTTTCATGGGATATTACTTGCGGACAGCTCAGAACCTGCCGGCTTGGCAGAATAAACGGCCCGTCTATCGTTTGCACCGGAACAGCCAATACCTATCAGATAAAAAAAGATGGCGGCTGTACAGACCGCGTTGTTTTTAGCAGCAACTCGCCGCTTGTAACCATTTCCCAGGCTTCGGACGACAAGGCTACCATTACCTGTAACAGTGCTGCAACAGTAACGATATACGCGACACTGAATACAACCTGCGGTTTACTAACAGACTCACTGGTCATTGAAGCCACAAACCTACCGGCAAAAGTGAACCTTGGCGCCGATGTTGCGCTCTGCCCCAATAATACAATCGTGCTTAACGCGAAAAAAGGCTATGCATCCTATCTATGGGACAACGGATCAACGGACTCTCTGCGCTCCGTAACAGCGCCCGGCAAATACAGTGTTACAGTGAAAGATGGCTGTGGCAATATTTCGACCGACGATATTATAGTGACAACAGAAACGAACCTTGGTTATACACCTGCCACAGACCGGCAGAAGTGCAACAACGACACACTTCACCTCAATGCCCCCAATGGATTTATAAATTACAACTGGCGTACAGCCGGTAACAGCTTTTCACAGTCAATGCAGCATGTAGTGGTAAATCCCGTCATCGATACAAAGTATATGCTGACTGCACAAAAGCGCCCGGATTGTTTTATCTACGATACAATAGAGGTGAAAGTATTGTATTCACCGGATATCAGGCTTGGCAATGATACCAGTCTTTGCGAGGGCACCTCTTTGCCCCTTCATGCAGGCGCTTCCTTCCGGGGATATCTCTGGAGCACAGGAGCAACCACGCCATCCATTACAGTGAACGCCGCAGGCCGCTATAGTGTGCTGGCTACTTATACCAATGACTGTATATCCCGTGATACACTGATCATCGAAGCCATTTTGGCAAAGCCCGTGGCAGGTTTAGGGTCGGATAATACCATCTGTACCGGAGCTTCGAAAGTATTAAAAGCGAGGGACGGCTACACCAGCTACTTATGGAGCGATGGCTCCACAGGCACAGCGACAACTATTTCATCGCTGGGTAACTATTGGGTGAAGGTAACAGATCAGCACGGCTGTGAAGCCACCGAAACACGCTCCATCAACAGGTGGCTGCCGTTGCCTTCCGGTTTTCTCCCAAAGGATACAAGCATGTGTTCCTATGGCACCATTGTTATTCGTCCGGTTACCAGGTTCCGGCAATATGCCTGGAGCGATGCGTCTGTTGCTGCCAGTCTTACAGTTACTACACCCGGCATATACTGGCTTCAGGCTACTGATGAACACGAGTGTGTAGGGAAGGATACGGTGGTGGTAGGTCTCCGGAAATGTATAGAAGGATTTTATGCCCCAACCGCATTTACGCCCAACCAGGATGGCCGTAACGATTACTTTAAGCCCCTGGTATTCGGAAGAATAGCAAAGTATGCATTGACGATCTATAACCGGTGGGGCCAGGTAGTACATCAAACCAGCGAATATGACGGAAAAGGCTGGAATGGCCTATTTAAAGGCGAAATCCAGCCGCCAGGTGCATTTGTATGGCTTTGCCGTTATCAACTCGAAGGGCAGCCTCTGCAGGAGGAAAAGGGTACTGTTTTGCTTATGCGTTAA